The nucleotide sequence TGAGGAATCTCCAATTCGCCGGGCTGGGACATCGACCCGCCGGCCTGTCCCGCGTTCGAAGAGGCCGCCATGCATCTCGCCCATGATCCGACAGCACCGGCAGCGGCCCAGATCAGCTTCGACCAGTTTCTCGCCGTCGACATCCGCGTCGGCACCATCGTCGCCGCCGAGCCGTATCCGGAGGCGCGCAAGCCGTCGCTGAAGCTGACGATCGATTTCGGCGAGGGCATCGGCACCAAGCGCTCGAGCGCGCAGATCGCCTCGCTCTATGATCCGGCCACCCTGGTCGGTCGCCAGGTCGCCGCTGTCGTCAACTTCCCGCCGCGGCAGATCGGCAAGTTCATGTCCGAGGTGCTGACGCTCGGCTTTCCCGATGACCAGGGCAATGTCGTGCTGTTCAAGCCCGACAAGGCCGTGCCCAACGGCGCGCGGTTGTTCTGAGCGGGGGGCGAGACCGTGGATATGCTGCTGGAACCTGTTACGCTGCCGCCATTTCCGGAAGGCATCCGAATTTCGTTGAGGCAGATGCATCTTCTCCAGGCTCCCATGGGCGGCACCCTGGTGACCGGGGGCGCCACCTTCCGCGTGTTCGCGCCGCATGCCAAGGCGGTCTACGTGTCCGGCCCGTTCAACGACTGGGCGCAGGATGCGAGCTG is from Bradyrhizobium sp. ORS 285 and encodes:
- a CDS encoding tRNA-binding protein, giving the protein MHLAHDPTAPAAAQISFDQFLAVDIRVGTIVAAEPYPEARKPSLKLTIDFGEGIGTKRSSAQIASLYDPATLVGRQVAAVVNFPPRQIGKFMSEVLTLGFPDDQGNVVLFKPDKAVPNGARLF